Genomic segment of Methanolobus mangrovi:
TGCAGAGAAGCAACTGGAGGTTGCAAGACTTCTCAGGGGTCAGGGATTTACCGGTTATATCCATATTCGTGTGATGCCCGGTACTCCGAAGTACCTGCTTGAGGAAATTGCAGATTGTGCAAATAAGTTTGGTGTGAATGCGGAGACTACAAGTTCACTGAACTATTCAGAAATATGTCCGAATTTTGATTACCAAAATGATGTGCTTCAACGCTTACAGTGGACACGGGACCTTATTAATAAAAAAAGGCGTGATGCAGGCTCCAGAGGTCGCATCATTGGTGCTAATGACACTCAATTCGTTGTAGGGGCCCTGCAGGAATCTGACAGGGAGATCATTGGAACTGTCGAGAAGTTCATGGACCAATATGAATTAAGAAGGCCATATTTCATGAGTTTTGATCCGGTCCCGTTCACGCCTCTTGAAAATAATGAGCCTTCTCCCCAGTGGAGGGAAACAAGGCTGTATCAGACCTCTTATCTTTTAAAGGACTATGGTTTGACCGCAAATGATCTGGATCATGTCCTCGATGATAATGGTTTTCTCTGCAATGCTGATCCAAAGATGCTTCTTGCATCATGTCGTCCTGATATGTTCCCGGTGGACATAAATTCTGCAAGCAGGGATGAATTGCTTACAGTACCTGGAATTGGTCCTGTCGGTGCGAACAGGATCATGCAGTCAAGACCTATAGCATCAGAAAAGGAACTTTCACGCATGGGTATTGTGCTGGCCCGCGCACGACCATTTATCTCGATAAATGGAAAGAAACAGACTAATCTTTTTTCTTTTGCAGGGGTGGGTGCATGATAGTAGCCTTCAGGGAAAATGTCGGGGGTGTTCTGCTTGCCTGTGCAGAACTCATGGAAGATCCGAATTGTGATCTTATCTCTGCAAAGGATAAAGATGGGCTGCAACAAAAAATGGATTTCGCTGGCGTTGATGAGGTGAAGGTGCTTGGTTTCAGAGGTATTGCAGACACAACAACACT
This window contains:
- a CDS encoding radical SAM protein; translated protein: MIQRNPVNEHHMTLMERMRVLSEGTKYDSCNQSAVCHAFGPDGRCIQLYKTLMTNSCSGECTYCPNRCGRDSVRASLSPEEIVKITWSFYRRNAIEGLFLSSGVMGDSERTAEKQLEVARLLRGQGFTGYIHIRVMPGTPKYLLEEIADCANKFGVNAETTSSLNYSEICPNFDYQNDVLQRLQWTRDLINKKRRDAGSRGRIIGANDTQFVVGALQESDREIIGTVEKFMDQYELRRPYFMSFDPVPFTPLENNEPSPQWRETRLYQTSYLLKDYGLTANDLDHVLDDNGFLCNADPKMLLASCRPDMFPVDINSASRDELLTVPGIGPVGANRIMQSRPIASEKELSRMGIVLARARPFISINGKKQTNLFSFAGVGA